The Oncorhynchus nerka isolate Pitt River linkage group LG11, Oner_Uvic_2.0, whole genome shotgun sequence genome includes the window ACCCATCAAACCTGACACCACAGGTCCTGGGTTTCATCATTACGCATgcctggcactcatcattacgcgcacctcaCAACTCCTCACAACTATAGACGTTGTGTGGTTGAGAGGTTTTCTGTTGTCAaccttgtgaacagagtgccccatggtggcggtggggttatggtatgggcaggcataagctacagacaatgaacagaattgcattttattgatggcaatttgaatgcacagagctcccgtgacaagatcctgaggcccattgtcgtgccattcatccgccgccatcacctgatgtgtcagcatgataatgcatgttACATGTTTCATTGCCCCacgttgcaaggatctgtacacaattcctgcaagctgaaaatgtcccagttctagCATGGCcttcatactcaccagacatgtcagtcATTGAGCAtgttgggatgctctggatcaagatgtacgacagcgtgttccagtttccgCCAACATCCAGCagcttcacacagccattgaagagtagtgggacaacattccacaggccacaatcaacagtctgatcaactctatgcgaaggagatgtgtcgcgctgcatgaggcatatatatggtggtcacaccagatactgactggttttctgatccacacccctactttttttttttttaagatacaatatctgtgaccaacagatttgtatctgtatttccagtcatgtgaactccatagattagggcctaatgaatgtattttaattgactgatttgcttatatgaactgtaactcagtcaaatatttgaaattgttgcaggtagcgtttatatttttgttcggtataaatgactatcgccccatagcactcacttctgtcatcatgaagtgctttaagaggttagttaaggatcatattacctccactttacctgacaccctagacccattaCAATTTGTatatcgccccaacagatccatggaCGACATAATCCACAGCATTGCACTGCACACTTCCCTATCCCACCTAAACAAGataaatacctatgtaagaatgctgttcatcgactacagctcagccttcaacagcatagtgccctccaagctcatcactaagctcagtgccctgggtctgaacccctccctgtgAAACTGGTTTCTGTACTTCCTGACGGGATTAccccaagtggtgaaggtaggcaacaacacctccgtcacgctgatcttcaacacaggggccccacaggggtgtgtgctcagccccctcctgtactctgtgttcagccatgactgcgtggccatgcaaggAGTTGCAGagagttttggaatgggtggccagtaataaactggcccTGAACAtgtctaaaactaagagcattgtatttggtacaaatcattccctaagttctagacctcaccTGGATCTGGTAATgcatggtgtggctgttgaacaagttgaggagactaaattacttgatTCTAAACTgttatggtcaaaacatatagattcaatggttatacagatggggagaggtctgtccataataaagagatgctctgctttttttgacaccacactccaaaaagcaagtcatGTGTCATGTGTCAAGTCATgtgtggtcaagtgctgcaaagaaaaaCCTAGttagctgcagctggcccagaacagagaagcacatcttgctcttcattgtaatcagagagcTATTTTAAAAACTATGAATGCTAGTCTCTCTTGGccaagagttgaggagagactgactgcatcaggTATTTTtctaagaaacattaatgtgttgaaaattccaaatggtttgcatagtcaacttacacacagctttgacacgcacacttaccccaccagacattcCACCAGGTTTTTtttcagtccccaaatccagaacaaattcaagaaagcgtacagtattatatagagccattattgcatggaactgcCTTCTATCTTCATATTcctcaaatgaacagcaaacctggtttaaaaaaatagATGACGTAACATCTCaaggcacaacgcctctcccctatttggcctagatattttgtgtgtatgtattgatttgtAGGCTTCAGTATGTGTGCCGTTTAAAAAaatgatgtagttctgtcctcaAGCTGTTCTTGTTTataaatgttctgtattatgtcatgttttgtgtggaccttAGCAAGAGTGgctgctgctttcgcaacagctaatgggggtCCTAATAAAatagagattgacttcatcactacttgtttttgtaagaagtgttgacatgccAAATGCACCAAATGCACATGCCAAGATGCCTGTTTGagctacatgatgtattgtttttccatatctccatccatggctaatttaggaaagggccaactttagctagccagccacctgaggacaacaacacaagatGTAACAAGtcaagttgtttctgtcaatgaAGTATGCTCTCAATGCGATTTGATAGGAGTGAGgacaaatccaaactggcttcccccttgacacttttttttggtgtGTCAGGACCATTCACATTTGAGCTCATTCAGTTCAGCTCGagactgattggctattattttacaCCTGTTTATTTTTAAAGAAAGGCCAACTGTTTGCTGGCTTCTGTTACATTCAATGctaggggtggcaacaatgtcatagtcttttggaccagacagcatcagatagatgaaAAAATTATGAAACCCAGAGAGACAAAAGATAAATAATTGTATATTTTTTTCTTGGTCATTTTTGGGGGAGGCCAAACATCTTGGCAACCAAGATCCCTTGGCAACCATGAATACATGCCACTGTCAATAatgccacgttcaaaacaactcGGAATTCTGAATTGGGAAAGCTCTGACTTCAGTGCGTTCTCTGGAGAAAAAAATCGCGTTCCGACTAAACACATTTTTGAAAGTCCATCAAACTCGGAATCCCAAGTCGGAAACTCGGGCATCTTTCTATAGCCCCCGACTTCCCGACCTGAAAATCACCGACGTCATGGTTTGACCTCGTTTTTTCccgagttgtcttgaaagcaccattaaAGTAGGCGGTGCAAGTAGTAGAAGGTTCTGGAAGTTCATCGCCAGGACGGGGGTGTTATAAGTTAAACAAGGTCCTTTCTCTCAACGGCCGTCTATTGTAACAGGTAGCTAACCACAATTTAATGGTGTTTTCATTCTGCAAAAAAAGTAATGTTCCTAATTGGTATAGTAATAAACTACTAGCTAAGCTACTACTATCAGTTAGCTAGGTCGTGGATAGCtggccagctaacgttagcctagctagctaccaaACCAAGGTAAGTtacctagctggctagctaacttaACTTTATCATGTTGGATACGGGAAACTAGCTAGATGGGTCTCTTTTGTTTAGTTAGTAataatgtaacgttagctagccagcgTTAATGACGTGGCTAACGTTCGACGCTAGCTAGCGCTTCTAGTATTGGCAAAGACCGTAACGTTAACGTGGAACCATGACTTTATATTTCATATCAGAGAAATAACGCTAATAGTAAAACATTAATGTTAAATTGATACACACCATTTTATAGAGTTCCCATTCCCATAAGCCCATGTTACAGCGCTTGTTTACAGACAGAAGACAGTAGACTAACGTTATCTGTGCTAATTAATGTTAGCTATCTGCGTCTGAGTGAACACTTAAAGACAAACGCCACAAATGTGTCACTGAAAAATACTATCCTCTGCAACTGTTAAACCCGGTTAAAACAGTATACAGTAATTGTGTATTTAACATTTGAAGTTGATATGAGAGTACAGGGATTTATATTTCTAGAACCGGACCgcaattgagaatcgattcaCGTTTATTTGGTTGTTTTGGCTTCCAGAGCCCTTTAAACCTAACATAATTTAGTCCAATATTGGGCTCCCATAGCTATGTGGATCTGTGCAAAACTACTACAGtaagtatctctttatttaaagATGATTTATTGCTGATGAAAGAAGAGCCATATGTTTTGAAAGCCGTATCCCAAGCGATGAATATTGATGCTAAAACACAGCGTCAGGATTGTAGTTCACATAAACCCGTCGTGGGCGAAGCTGAAAACAAGGGAGAATGCAAATGTTTGTTAAAGAGTAGTGTTAATATCACATTGCACATTTATTAGTGACAGAATGCATTTTAAAATTCACGCACAGAAACACTTTTGTTATGACAAAACAATTATTTTATCGATAGGAGTGGGGGGGAAGATACTTGTTGTGCACGTAAGTCGGAATTAAGGATAAGAAAGATGACACTTCTATTTCACACCATAGCCTGCCGAATTGGCAAGATAATTTCTCATATTTTTATTTGTGGCATGGAGTTTGACTAGCCATGTACATttacaagcctgctagagttGGTGGCATTTGGCCAAGCAATAAATACTGTTGTATGATGGAAGAAGCCTGATCTGGAATGTGAAGCTATCTGAAGCTGTTTTTCTGTAGATACcctgagtagatctagcttgcCTTGTAGTAGGACACCCCTCTGGTCTGTTAAGCATGCGCTCACAGAAGTCTCACGCTGTTGAGCTTCTGGGTTCAGAAACTCAGATGTTAAGCGCTAACCCCTCATGTTGAAAATATGTTGCTATTCACCAACTTTGTTTCTAATGCTATCTGATTGGGATATTTCTATCATGAAGTTGCAGTGGTGGGGAACTTGTCATACCAATAAGTGGTTTCAAATGCAAATAGAATGGcattagtgctgagcgattaactaATTGACCGACTTAAGTTAAATTATTTGATTTCCATTTGATTTTTTTTCTGAGTGCAATGCTCAGTTTCTTTTAGATCAGATCAAGCCCGAACTCTtcccaacaggccaatattctacatgaACTGCACTGAACATAATCCATTGAACGGCTAGTTGCTTCGTGTGCTATCTACATGAAAATAGATCATCTAAGATTTGATAGTTGGTGTTCAGCAGTCGTAAAGTATGCcatatttactttgaagaactactaagaTAATGATTTTGTAAGACTGCatagcccccccccaaaaaatatcaaTCAATGTTTTTATATATTTGATCTATTTCTGAACCAACCTCAAAGCACATCGCTCAGCACTATATGTCATACAGGAAGAGAAACTGACACTTGTgtgaacattttttttttcttctgcaGACTGTAACCAACAACAATGGTGAAGGAAACCGGCTTTTATGATATGTTGGGTGTTAAGCCCAATGCCACACCAGATGAGCTGAAAAAGGCTTATCGTAAGCTGGCCTTGAAATACCACCCTGACAAGAACCCTACGGAGGGGGAGAAAGTGAGTGGAAGTATTCAGGAAACCACTTTGCGTCCATGATGGTCAGAGTTTATTTTTGTCCTACCACCTTTATCTTTGTGAGCTGTGTATGTTATAAACAACGTAAAACTCCTATGAATAGGTTCTGATTTATGACTAGTGGTTGAGTGGAGATAAGTTATTCATGCCAGTGTAGCAGAGTTAAGAGGTACAGTAAGCTCACTCCACAGCTAGCTTGACATTTCGTAGATGGATCTATACAATTGGTTCCTATTGTATAGCTCAAGTTTTTTTCACATTATCGAGCGGGTGGTCACGTGTGTTGGTAAGGTAGAGGACTCTGGTTCAAGCCCAGTCAGAGGCAAGTTCAGAGCGGGAGCGATGTATGCTAATCCAGCACATTGATGCCGGTTATGCCAGGTTATTTTTAAGAGATGAATATGGAAAATACATAAATTGTTTCTACAGTTGTCAGAAAATTCTAGTAAGTTGAATATTTTTGAGTACAAGTTGAGATTTCTATTAGTAGTTTGCACTCTTGAGAATTGATCGCGTTTGGgcgagtaaccgaaaggttgcttgactgaatccccgagctgacaaggtaaaaatctgtcgttctgcggTATCCCCCTTTGATTCAGTTTTTTTCTTCCCAGTTTAAGCAGATATCTCAGGCATATGAGGTGCTGTCAGACTCCCAGAAGAGAGAGGTGTACGACCGGGGAGGGGAGAAGGCAATAAAAGGAGGGGGCAGCGGAGGTGGCGGAGGTTTTGGATCCCCCATGGACATCTTTGACATGTTCTTTGGAGGAGGTGGCCGACTGCACCGGGAGAGAAGAGGTAAAAACCAAATGAAGTACAGAGACAAATATTACTTTCCACAGAAGACTTCAAATTCTGGCCTTTGTTTTCTGTGGTTCTTCTTAACTTCTCTAAAGCTAATGCTTTGCCCCAATGTGCTCTCAACCTAGGAAAGAATGTGGTTCATCAGCTCACAGTCTCTTTGGAAGACCTCTTCAATGGCGCCACGAGGAAACTTGCTGTCCAGAAGAATGTTATTTGCGAGCGATGTGAAGGTGCTACGTTACTACACATGTTACATTGTTGGTTAACATTGGTCTTGATCAGTCCCTTATTAAAAGGGATGGATGAAAATGACCAGTGTGGTAACCCTAAAGTCATCAGGTTGAATAGCCCTGTGTGTTCATGCATGGATTGGATGTCATTTTTACGTTTTACGTATCACATTATGAACAATTAACTGTTAGAGGTAAATGCCTCGGCTAGGGTAAAACATTTTTAAGATTATCATCGTACAATGGCCAAACTGTATTGTTTGGTTCCATTTTTGTTGCTCTGACTATAAAATGCATACATAGATGTTCTTTCTTAATCCAAGTACATTTTATACAGCGGATCACTAATCCACAGAATCGCTATCTGTTGACTAGCATTACTGCCCTGTCAAACGCAGCATGTGGGGTTCTGTTTAACAGTGATGTAATGAGAGTTAATGCTGCAAACGACTGGGGTGATGTGGACTGACATGGCTATGGTTTGGGGTAGGTCGCGGGGGAAGGAAGGGTGCGGTGGAGATGTGTATGTCCTGTCACGGCACGGGCATGCAGGTGCGGCTCCACCAGCTGGGGCCGGGCATGGTGCAGCAGGTGTCCACCGTGTGCGGGGGTTGCCAGGGCCAGGGCCAGCGCATCAGCCACAAGGACCGCTGCAAGGCCTGCAGTGGACGGAAGATTCTGCGGCAGAAAAAGATCCTGGAGGTCCACATTGGCAAAGGTGAGGTGGTTGATTAGTTGTCCATCAATTGAAGTCTTTCCACAGCTCACAATTGACAAACATATTATAGTTAATATATACAATAAGTTAAAATGTTCTaccatgattttttttttttttttgctataaGGTCCAACAGTTCTTTGACTCCTTTGATTTGTGTGGAGTACAAATTGTCAAGAGCATAGACTCTGCCTAAATTGTTCACTATGTTTGTGTAGCGACGTGGGGGGTTGGGGGTGGGTTAAGCATGTTGACACGGGATGCGCCATGGCCCTGGGCCCTGTTGACACCGTTACCTGACAGACCAAGCTGCCTGTGGATGGGAATGCTAGCCGAGTGACTGCCAATTTAACAGGTAAAAGTGTGAAGATTTTCTTTCTCCATTTTGAGGATGTAGGAGGTTTTAGATGTTTGTCCATTTAACCAGATTTTTGGATGTCTGTTATGTGATGTAACCTACATTTTCTTCACTtctggtcctggagagctacacCGCTAATACATCTGATTCATGTAGTCAAAATCTTGATTAATTGggtctagaggtcgaccgattatgatttttcaacgcagataccgattattggaggacccaaaaaagctgcatttttttatttatttgtaataatgacaattacaacactaTTGAATTAACTTattttaatataatataatttagcctccaaataaataataaaacatgttcaatttggtttaagtaatgcaaaaacaaagtgttggagaagtaaaagtgcaacatGTTCTATGTAAAAAAGCTAGCGTTTgaattccttgctcagaacatgagaacatatgaaagttggtggttccttaacatgagacttcaatattccaaggtaagaggttttaggttgtggTTAATAGTATTTATagggctatttctctctctaccatttgtatttcatatacttttgactattggatgttcttatagccactttagtattgccagtgtaacagtatagctttccTTTCCtcggctcaaaccaggaacacatcgacaacagccaccctcgaagcagcgttacccatgcagagcaaggggaataactactccaagtctcagagcgagtgacgtttgaaatgctaatagcgtgcaccccgctaactagctagccatttcacgtcggttacaccagccattaggcttgaagtcataaacagcactgtgcttgcgaagagctgctggcaaatgcacgaaagtgctgtttgaatgaatgcttacgagcatgctgctgcctaccatcgctcagactgctctatcaaaccatagacttagttataacataataacacacagaaatacgagcctttggtcattattatggtagaatctggaaactatcatttcgaaaacaaaacgtttattctttcagtgaaatacggaactgtaaggtattttatctaacgggtggcatccctaagtctaaatattcctgttacattgtacaaccttcaatgttatgtcataattacgtaatattctggcaaattagttcgcaatgagccaggctgcccaaactgttgcatataccctgattgcgtgcaatgaacgcaagagaagtgacacaatttgacctggttaatattgcctggatttcttttagctaaatatgcaggtttaaaaatatatacttctgtgtattgattttaagaaaggcattgtttatggttaggtacagtcgtgcaacgcaAATGCGCTTATTAcccctctgggatatgtgggacggtaagCGTCCCACTTTGCCAAAAGCCAGAGagaatgcagagcgccaaattcaaatcaattcctataaaaatctaactttcatgaaatcacataaTTTGCAAGATAACAAATTTAAAGCTgcacgtgttgtgaatccagccaacatgtcatttcataaaggcttttcggcgaaagcaaacgatgctattatctgaggatagcaccatagtaaacaaaAGAGAACATATTTCAACCTTGCAGGCgcaacacaaaacgcagaaataaaaatgtaAGTCATGCCTtaactttgacgagcttcttctgttggcactccaatatgtcccataaatggtccttttgttctattaattccgtccatatatatccaaaatgtcaatttatttggtgcgtttgatccagaaaacactggttccaacttgctcaacgtgactacaaaatatctcaagttACCTGTAAaatttgccaaaacatttcaaactacttttgtaatacaactttaggtattttttaacgtaaataatcgataaaatagaagactggatgatctgtgttcaatacggGAAGACAACAAACTGACActagctttctggtcatgcgcctctatcaaacagtatacatgaagtgaccctcgttcaagatggccgtacttcattacacaaaggaataacctcaaccaattttccaaagactggtgacatccagtggaagcggtaggaactgcaatcaagtcccttagaaatctggat containing:
- the LOC115137210 gene encoding dnaJ homolog subfamily A member 1-like; this encodes MVKETGFYDMLGVKPNATPDELKKAYRKLALKYHPDKNPTEGEKFKQISQAYEVLSDSQKREVYDRGGEKAIKGGGSGGGGGFGSPMDIFDMFFGGGGRLHRERRGKNVVHQLTVSLEDLFNGATRKLAVQKNVICERCEGRGGRKGAVEMCMSCHGTGMQVRLHQLGPGMVQQVSTVCGGCQGQGQRISHKDRCKACSGRKILRQKKILEVHIGKGMKDGQKLVFHGEGDQEPGLEPGDIIIVLDQRVHPVFTRQGDNLIMTMELQLVEALCGFQKPCQTLDNRSLLITCHPGELIKPGDKKCVMNEGMPMHRRPFEKGRLIILFSVVFPEANFLPKHKLKELEHYLPAKREAEQPESMDDDLYIYTDLEDCDPARVRRSQYHYMEEDDNPSAGGVQCQTS